In Rickettsia endosymbiont of Lasioglossum villosulum, the DNA window ATAAAATAGTAGAGCTAATAATATGAATAGTTTTTATAAAAAGATATGCCATTATTTATCTCTTTCTATAGCCATTATTACTAAAGTAAGTAATATTATCGGAATATTTTTTAGTATTGGACCTAGAGGATCCAACCATAATATTGGCTTAAGATACGTTAATAGTGAAGTATAAGATAATATTAGTAAAATTTGTAAACTACATATACTGCTTATTTTATTCTTGATAATTAGTAAAATTCCCAGAATAATATCCATAAAGCAGCTTCCATATAATATGTAAGGTGCTATTTGCTTATTAAAACCCAGTGATATTATAATTTGCTTGCTAGCATCATAAGCAAAAATACTTGAAATAATTCCTGTCATTATCCAAAATAACCCTAAGGCAATTTTTATTATAGGTTTTAGAAAATAAAGCCTAGCATGCCATATAGATTGTACGGTTAAAGGTTCTGTTGTAAGACCTTGCTGCAAGTTTCTAGGAATTATAGAAGTAAAATCAATAAAATCTTTTTTATTAGCAATATTAGGTTGAAGCAACATATTATACGCTGTAGAATTAATAGGTCCTATTTTGAAAAAACCCCCTAATTTAGAGGCTATTTTAATGAATATTAAAGGAATTTTTATTAGTCTTGCAGGTTCTACTCCAAGCCATCTTCTAAATCCAATTAAGATGTCTTTCATAGTAACTATATCAGGTCCAACTATTTTTAATAATCTACAAATTTTTCCTTTTCTTTCTACGCAATGAATGATTACTTTCGCTAGATCTTCAATATGGATAGGTTGAAATTGTTGTAAACCGTCACCTATCAGAGGAATAAAATACGGTAATGCTGCTAAAACCCTAAATAATGATGTACCGCCATAGCAACCGCTCGCATAAATGAGAGAAGGTTGTAAAATTACCCAATCTATATTTTCTAATTTTTGTAAATACCTTTCTATTGCTTTTTTAGTTAAAGCATAAGCAGTGTTTTCTTCATCATCTATTCCAAGAGCTGAAATATGAATAATTCTTTTTACGTTAGTAAGAGTACACGCCTTAAATAGAGCTTTTAGACCGTTGATATGAACATTTTCAATATTATTAGCACGACTAGACGTTAACACACCTGAGACATTAATTACTATATCTATTTTCTCTAATTTATTTATCCAATCTTGGGAGCTAATATCTGTATTAAAATCACAATGTATAATTTCTGCAGTAGGGAATTTTTTTCTAGTAGATTCAATATCTCTAACGGCACATACTACTTTATAATTACTTTTTAACAATGCAGCAGTAATATATGATCCAATAAAACCGTTAGCTCCAGTTACTAATATTCTCATGTTCAATGTCAATTATCTCTATCAATTTGTAATTCTTATAAGGTGTGGGATCGTTCACATATTCCATTAGTTTGAGGATTATAGGCTTTAAATAAGCTTTATTCTAGTAATTCAAAATTAGTAGATCCTTATCAATTCTAAAACCTTTAAAGCGTTCAAGTACTGACATACCAAGAAGAGAAACATCAAGATCACCAAGTCCGATATGTCCACTAACATCCTTAAATTCTTTTCCTAATTATTACACTATCTAATTTTATAGGAGCGGCTTTATTCTCACCATTAGCAGTTAGATAGGTTCTAGTATATTTTAACTGAGTTAGATCAAACCCTAATTTTTGAGCATCTTCTTTGGTTAAAGCTACATCACTTGCCCCTGTATCAATCATGAAGCTTATCTTAACATTATTCACAACAGCATCAATATAAAAATGTCCATCTCCGCTACGAGCTATGATTATTTCGCCAGCTTCCGTAGACCAATTATATGATGGAATCAACACCGATGCTACCCTTTGGTAAGCATAATTTAGTTCAAATCTAAAAGCATAGCCGATGATTATAACTAAAAAAATTGCTGCCCAAGCTGCTAATTGCAAGCAAAATTTACGTATTTCATTTTGACTTATAGTGCTATAAATTATGCTAAATAATATTAGTAATGAGGCACAAAAACTTCCGATATTTTGCGGCTCTTTGAAAAACTTTGGATAGTGCTGATTGATATATTTATATACTAAGCCGGTTACAAATATAGTACTGCAAATTATAAATATAAGTTTTATGTATTTTCTGTCCATATTGAAAGTATAACAATTAATATCAAAAGTGGAAGCCGCCTTTTATTTTTGATACTTTTTAATTTGTTCTTTTCTATAAGGAGGTGCAGAAATGCACTTCTTTATAGAAAATCTCCGATATTCTCTAAAAACAACCTAGCCCTATGAGAAGCTGGTTTGCTAAAAAACTCTTGTGCCGGCTGATTTGCTAAAATCTGTCCTTGATCCATAAAAATAATACGATCAGCTATCAGTTTTGCAAATTTTAAGTGATGGGTTACTACCACCATACTCATTTGCTCTTTTAGTAAATTAATATTCTCGATCACATCCTTAATATTTTCAGGATCTAATGCCGATGTTGGCTCATCGAACAATAAAATTTCTGGCTTCATCATTAAAGCCCTTGCTATTGCAATACGCTGCTTCTGCCCGCCGGACAAATTTGCCGGATATGAGTCAAATTTCTGACTTAGTCTAAATTTCTCAAGTAGTTCTTTTGCTTTTAATATAGCTTCATCTTTTGGAATTTTTAAAACATTTACCGGTGTATAAATCAGATTATCACCTACGCTTAAATGCGGAAAGAGGTTAAAATTCTGAAAAACCATCCCGACCTTTAGCCGCAATTTTCTTCTATCTTTTGACAGCAGTTTTTTGCCGTCTACAAGCAAAGTTCCACTAGTCGGTTCTTCTAAATTATTTAAAACACGTAGTAAAGTAGTCTTACCACCTCCTGACGGACCAATTATTACAGTGGTTTCTTTAGCAGTAAAACTTAAATCTATATTTTTAATGCCGTAATTTTTGCCGTAACGCTTACAAACTTTTTCTAAAATAATCATATATTAAACTTATAACCGTCATAAAGCGGTTTAACATTATCTGGAAGTATTTTTATAATTTCGTGATAATCTATAGTATGACGCATATTTGTCAATAATATTTGCTCTGGTTTATATTTCTCTCGCCACTCTAACACTTTATCAAGCCCTGCATGGTTTTTATTTGAAGTATAATCCATACAATCTAAAATCCATATTTTTATATTCTGCAAAAATTTCTCTGACTCAGGCGGAAAATTAATAACATCAGGCGAATAAACAAAATCACCTATCCGTAAACCTAAACTATCGATAGGACCATGATTTTGCCTAAAAAATTGTATTTCAATTGTGTTAATCTTAATTTTATCAAAAAAACCAATATTTTTAGTTTCAAGAACTGGACCTTGCATAAATGAATTATAACCAAATAAATAGTCGAAACTTTTATGTAAATTTGCTGCTGTATTCTCGTCTGTATAGATTTCTAATGCCTTTTTTTCTATAAAAGAAAATATTCGTAAATCATCAATTCCGTTAACATGATCGGAATGATAATGCGTTAATACTGCACAATCAAGTTTATTTATCTTTTCTCTTACTAACTGATTTTTGATATCAAAGCCAAAATCAACTAATATTTGACTATTTTCATCGTTGATATATATTGCTGATCTAGTTCTTTTA includes these proteins:
- a CDS encoding NAD(P)H-binding protein, which encodes MRILVTGANGFIGSYITAALLKSNYKVVCAVRDIESTRKKFPTAEIIHCDFNTDISSQDWINKLEKIDIVINVSGVLTSSRANNIENVHINGLKALFKACTLTNVKRIIHISALGIDDEENTAYALTKKAIERYLQKLENIDWVILQPSLIYASGCYGGTSLFRVLAALPYFIPLIGDGLQQFQPIHIEDLAKVIIHCVERKGKICRLLKIVGPDIVTMKDILIGFRRWLGVEPARLIKIPLIFIKIASKLGGFFKIGPINSTAYNMLLQPNIANKKDFIDFTSIIPRNLQQGLTTEPLTVQSIWHARLYFLKPIIKIALGLFWIMTGIISSIFAYDASKQIIISLGFNKQIAPYILYGSCFMDIILGILLIIKNKISSICSLQILLILSYTSLLTYLKPILWLDPLGPILKNIPIILLTLVIMAIERDK
- a CDS encoding amino acid ABC transporter ATP-binding protein, translated to MIILEKVCKRYGKNYGIKNIDLSFTAKETTVIIGPSGGGKTTLLRVLNNLEEPTSGTLLVDGKKLLSKDRRKLRLKVGMVFQNFNLFPHLSVGDNLIYTPVNVLKIPKDEAILKAKELLEKFRLSQKFDSYPANLSGGQKQRIAIARALMMKPEILLFDEPTSALDPENIKDVIENINLLKEQMSMVVVTHHLKFAKLIADRIIFMDQGQILANQPAQEFFSKPASHRARLFLENIGDFL
- a CDS encoding MBL fold metallo-hydrolase, giving the protein MLQVTILGCGASIGVPVIGCSCSVCLSDSKYNKRTRSAIYINDENSQILVDFGFDIKNQLVREKINKLDCAVLTHYHSDHVNGIDDLRIFSFIEKKALEIYTDENTAANLHKSFDYLFGYNSFMQGPVLETKNIGFFDKIKINTIEIQFFRQNHGPIDSLGLRIGDFVYSPDVINFPPESEKFLQNIKIWILDCMDYTSNKNHAGLDKVLEWREKYKPEQILLTNMRHTIDYHEIIKILPDNVKPLYDGYKFNI